The proteins below come from a single Vicinamibacterales bacterium genomic window:
- the hrcA gene encoding heat-inducible transcriptional repressor HrcA, with product MATSRLSERSRRILAALVGEYVETGEPVASATLVKRGGFGLSSATVRNVLVALEEQGYVYQPHTSAGRVPTDLGYRCYVDMLLDTKRPGRAPGVEAQLLAQAGSPALMDVALTTVSHVLSEASHHIGFAVGPGVEAAFEQIDFVPLAETKVLVVVVMRRGQVTNKVVDIGERLPLTELHQAANYLNEQFAGMPLNQVRAAVLDRLGEERTLYDALLSRALRLAESAFTSMPDQHVLFIEGAATLLDETAEGGRVSLGTLRTLLKMIEEKHRLVRLLSEYLEGPGLTVIIGTEHSAPEMSEFSLVAATYNDGDRRGTIGVLGPTRMRYSRAIAIVDSAARAVTRLLQSGG from the coding sequence ATGGCAACTTCCAGGCTTTCCGAACGCTCACGACGAATCCTCGCGGCACTGGTCGGCGAGTACGTCGAGACCGGCGAACCGGTCGCGTCGGCGACGCTGGTCAAGCGTGGAGGCTTCGGTCTGTCCTCCGCCACGGTCCGCAACGTCCTCGTGGCGCTCGAGGAGCAGGGCTACGTCTACCAGCCCCACACATCGGCCGGGCGGGTGCCGACCGACCTCGGCTACCGCTGCTACGTGGACATGCTGCTGGACACGAAGCGCCCCGGTCGGGCGCCCGGTGTCGAGGCCCAGTTGCTGGCGCAGGCGGGCAGCCCGGCACTGATGGATGTCGCCCTGACGACCGTCTCGCACGTCCTGTCCGAGGCGTCGCATCACATCGGGTTCGCGGTGGGGCCTGGTGTGGAGGCGGCGTTCGAGCAGATCGACTTCGTCCCGCTGGCCGAGACGAAGGTGCTGGTCGTCGTCGTGATGCGCCGCGGTCAGGTGACGAACAAGGTCGTGGACATCGGCGAACGGCTGCCGCTGACCGAGTTGCACCAGGCCGCAAACTACCTCAACGAGCAGTTCGCCGGCATGCCACTGAACCAGGTGCGCGCGGCGGTGCTCGACCGGCTGGGCGAGGAGCGCACGCTCTACGACGCCCTCCTGTCGCGTGCACTGCGCCTCGCGGAATCGGCGTTCACCTCGATGCCGGACCAGCACGTGCTGTTCATCGAGGGAGCCGCGACGCTTTTGGACGAGACCGCGGAGGGCGGACGCGTCTCGCTCGGCACGCTACGGACGCTGCTCAAAATGATCGAGGAGAAGCACCGGCTGGTGCGGCTCCTCTCGGAGTATCTCGAAGGCCCGGGCCTGACCGTCATCATCGGCACCGAACACTCGGCGCCGGAGATGAGTGAGTTCAGCCTCGTGGCTGCCACCTACAATGACGGCGACCGCCGCGGCACGATCGGCGTGCTCGGCCCGACGCGCATGCGTTACTCGCGCGCCATCGCCATCGTGGACAGCGCCGCCAGGGCGGTGACCCGCCTGCTGCAGAGCGGCGGGTAA
- a CDS encoding XdhC/CoxI family protein yields the protein MAMDPDIFRIAADVVGRGERAALVTIVGTSGSTPQRVGAKMIVFEDGHTVGTIGGGCYENDAAGKAREAIRAHRPQLVRYDLNDELAAESGLICGGQMEVFIEPLEAAPHLFLIGAGHVSAEVARAAHHVGFRVHVIDDRDKFANPERFPDAEIVVDDIPEWLARTEFPPGSYFVVVTRGHRGDHQAVRALAGQEWRYLGLIGSRAKVLRIFDALRGEGVPAARLADIHAPIGLDIGAVTPAEIALSITAELVAVRSGRIAEPHVAAVALRSRLPSGAANS from the coding sequence ATGGCCATGGATCCGGACATCTTCCGCATCGCTGCCGACGTCGTCGGGCGCGGTGAGCGCGCGGCTCTCGTCACCATCGTGGGAACCAGCGGCTCGACTCCTCAGCGCGTCGGCGCCAAGATGATCGTGTTCGAGGACGGCCACACGGTCGGGACGATCGGCGGCGGCTGCTACGAGAACGACGCGGCGGGCAAGGCGCGCGAGGCCATCAGGGCCCATCGGCCGCAACTCGTCCGGTACGACCTGAACGACGAGTTGGCCGCCGAATCCGGGTTGATCTGCGGAGGCCAGATGGAGGTCTTCATCGAACCGTTGGAGGCTGCACCCCACCTTTTCCTGATCGGCGCGGGACACGTCTCGGCCGAAGTGGCGCGGGCTGCGCATCACGTGGGGTTCCGGGTGCACGTCATTGACGACCGCGACAAGTTCGCGAACCCCGAACGCTTTCCTGACGCCGAGATCGTCGTGGACGACATCCCGGAATGGCTGGCCCGGACGGAATTCCCGCCGGGCTCGTACTTCGTGGTGGTGACGCGCGGCCATCGCGGCGACCATCAGGCGGTCCGGGCCCTCGCCGGTCAGGAGTGGCGCTATCTCGGCCTGATCGGCAGCCGGGCGAAAGTTCTGCGGATCTTCGATGCCCTGCGCGGGGAAGGCGTGCCGGCGGCCCGGTTGGCTGACATCCACGCGCCGATCGGCCTGGATATCGGCGCGGTCACACCCGCGGAAATCGCCCTCAGCATCACGGCCGAACTCGTCGCCGTCCGGTCCGGCCGCATCGCCGAGCCGCATGTCGCCGCCGTCGCGCTTCGCTCGCGCCTGCCTTCCGGGGCGGCAAACTCATGA
- a CDS encoding PBP1A family penicillin-binding protein, producing MRATRSSAKTTAPRPKRRRRWLLTLAIVCGLPALALGIAAVYYYTVFSQLVDARLHGERERVLPRVYARPMELRRGQALTEQQLVDRLNDLGYAARRTPTKPGEFSVTENAVSLIARGGNVAGKAVRATFDRPLAARAGGPPQPQGDHVQKVEVMATGVKDSVTLEPPLLTALMSGEREKRRQVRLRQIPPHVVNAVLAIEDRRFYEHPGVDPIGIVGAAITNITGDKPYLAGGSTITQQLVKNTFLASVMANPKEKSYKRKITEQFMALVLERRASKDEILEFYLNEVYLGQRGSFAIHGVAEGARLFFGKDVYNLSLAEAATMAGVIHSPYYLSPFTQPQRARDRRNVVLQEMVQAHFIGPEQAHAASQDPLVTVPRALEAEAPYFVDLIGQQIDEQFPAIARSTQRIEIFTTLDLHLQRLAQDAVREGLLKVDDLLSKRKRRPAQPPQAALIAIDPRTGEILAWVGGRSYNQSQYNRVTTARRQPGSVFKPFVYLAAFEKAADEGRKDLTPATVVDDEQTTFWFEDQAYEPRNYEDTYEGPITLRRALAHSRNCATVKVAEMIGYDMVSDVWKRVGPSMVPKPYPSIALGAFEATPFEIATAYTVFPNLGQLRPLRAILQINADYREAVKPQAPATRPVSRPETAFLVANMMRSVVNEGTGAGVRGAGFALDAAGKTGTTNDLRDAWFVGFTPELLTVVWVGFDDNTALGLSGSQAALPIWTSFMIGALAGHANVPLAEPGGMVYAEIDRDNGKLAVPGCPRVFREAFFPGTEPVEQCDLHKF from the coding sequence GTGAGAGCTACACGTTCCTCGGCGAAGACAACAGCCCCCCGGCCGAAGCGGCGGCGCCGATGGCTGCTGACCCTCGCGATCGTCTGTGGTCTGCCTGCGCTCGCGCTGGGCATCGCCGCCGTCTACTACTACACGGTCTTCTCGCAATTGGTGGATGCGCGCCTGCACGGCGAACGTGAGCGCGTGCTTCCGCGTGTGTATGCACGACCGATGGAACTGCGACGCGGCCAGGCCCTGACCGAACAGCAACTCGTCGATCGTCTGAACGACCTCGGATACGCCGCGCGCAGGACGCCCACGAAGCCTGGCGAATTCAGCGTCACCGAGAACGCCGTCTCGCTGATCGCGCGCGGGGGCAACGTTGCCGGCAAGGCGGTCAGGGCCACGTTCGACCGCCCGCTGGCCGCCAGAGCGGGCGGCCCGCCACAGCCGCAAGGCGACCACGTCCAGAAGGTCGAGGTGATGGCGACGGGCGTCAAGGACAGCGTCACACTCGAACCGCCGCTCCTGACGGCGCTGATGTCGGGTGAGCGCGAGAAGCGGCGCCAGGTGCGCCTGAGGCAAATCCCGCCGCACGTCGTCAACGCGGTGCTCGCGATCGAGGACCGCCGGTTCTACGAGCATCCCGGCGTGGATCCGATTGGCATCGTCGGCGCCGCCATCACCAACATCACCGGCGACAAGCCGTACCTCGCCGGCGGCAGCACGATCACGCAGCAGCTCGTGAAGAACACCTTCCTCGCGTCGGTGATGGCCAACCCGAAGGAGAAGTCGTACAAGCGGAAGATCACCGAGCAGTTCATGGCGCTCGTCCTCGAGCGGCGGGCATCGAAGGACGAGATCCTCGAGTTCTATCTAAACGAGGTCTACCTGGGCCAGCGCGGGTCGTTCGCGATCCACGGTGTGGCGGAGGGCGCACGGCTCTTCTTCGGCAAGGATGTCTACAACCTCAGCCTCGCGGAAGCGGCCACGATGGCCGGGGTCATCCATTCCCCCTACTACCTGTCGCCGTTCACCCAGCCGCAGCGCGCACGCGATCGGCGCAACGTCGTGCTGCAGGAGATGGTGCAGGCGCACTTCATCGGGCCCGAACAGGCTCATGCGGCGTCGCAGGACCCGCTCGTCACGGTCCCCCGCGCGCTCGAAGCCGAGGCGCCGTATTTCGTCGACCTGATCGGCCAGCAAATCGACGAGCAGTTCCCGGCCATCGCCCGGTCCACGCAGCGCATCGAGATCTTCACGACACTCGATCTGCACCTGCAGCGCCTGGCGCAGGACGCCGTGCGCGAGGGTTTGCTGAAGGTGGACGACCTGCTGTCGAAACGGAAGCGCCGTCCGGCGCAGCCGCCGCAGGCGGCCCTCATCGCCATCGATCCTCGGACGGGCGAAATTCTCGCGTGGGTCGGCGGCCGTTCCTACAACCAGTCGCAGTACAACCGCGTCACGACCGCGCGTCGCCAACCCGGCTCGGTGTTCAAGCCGTTCGTCTATCTCGCCGCCTTCGAGAAGGCCGCAGACGAAGGCCGCAAGGATCTGACCCCGGCGACCGTCGTCGACGATGAGCAGACGACGTTCTGGTTCGAGGACCAGGCGTACGAGCCGCGGAACTACGAGGACACGTACGAGGGCCCCATCACCCTGCGCCGCGCCCTGGCCCACTCGCGGAACTGCGCGACGGTGAAGGTGGCCGAGATGATTGGCTACGACATGGTGTCGGATGTCTGGAAACGGGTGGGACCATCCATGGTGCCCAAGCCATATCCGTCGATTGCCCTCGGCGCATTCGAAGCCACGCCATTCGAGATTGCGACGGCGTACACGGTCTTTCCGAACCTCGGCCAGCTACGGCCGCTGCGGGCCATCCTGCAGATCAACGCGGACTACCGCGAGGCGGTGAAGCCGCAAGCGCCAGCCACGCGGCCCGTGTCGAGGCCGGAAACGGCCTTCCTCGTGGCGAACATGATGCGGAGCGTCGTCAACGAGGGGACGGGGGCCGGCGTGCGGGGCGCGGGCTTTGCGCTCGATGCCGCGGGAAAGACCGGCACGACGAACGACTTGCGCGACGCCTGGTTCGTGGGATTCACGCCCGAGTTGCTCACCGTCGTCTGGGTCGGCTTCGACGACAACACGGCACTCGGACTGAGCGGCTCGCAAGCGGCCCTGCCGATCTGGACGAGCTTCATGATCGGAGCGCTCGCCGGCCACGCCAACGTGCCGCTCGCCGAGCCCGGAGGCATGGTGTACGCCGAGATCGATCGCGACAACGGGAAGCTCGCCGTTCCCGGCTGTCCGCGCGTCTTCCGCGAGGCGTTCTTCCCGGGCACCGAACCGGTCGAGCAATGTGACTTGCACAAGTTTTGA
- the bshC gene encoding bacillithiol biosynthesis cysteine-adding enzyme BshC, protein MTIPVSSSALRSAADIRRFPWIRRLAADYAYNFTALAPFFAGNPADPAAWPAAIARAQAHPRERDHVVAAIAAQQEQRGAPAAARMAARRLGDPAAVAIVTGQQAGLFGGPLFTLLKALTAIKLAARVSRDHGVPVVPVFWVESEDHDWDEVSSCPVLDAELRRETITLGTPPTAGQEPVASVRLDPSIFAAIEGLKAVLPGTDFTDALIEGLSKAYRPGASMSQAFGQWLESVLGHFGLVVYDSSEPATKALARRIFVQELQSPTETTRRARESGDALVALGYHAQVVSHEDNVALFRLDGVRQTIHFRDGHFVVGATDVPVGTLVAQAERQPEMFSPNVLLRPVVQDTLFPTICYVAGPNELAYLGQLKPVYERFSVPAPLMFPRASITLLDSAAAKFLARYDVALESLQPDDESTLNRLLESQLPRSVEAAFESTTRTVDSSMGALAAAVPSVDPTLEGATRSALGRMQHDLQALHGKIVQAAKRRDDTLRRQFARTRAQAFPGGHPQERSVGFVYFLNRYGPALVDRLHEELPLDLGKHWIMTI, encoded by the coding sequence GTGACAATACCCGTTTCGTCGTCCGCGCTGCGATCAGCAGCAGACATTCGCCGGTTCCCCTGGATTCGGCGGCTCGCGGCCGACTACGCTTACAACTTCACAGCTCTGGCGCCGTTTTTCGCCGGCAATCCGGCCGATCCGGCGGCGTGGCCGGCGGCGATTGCCCGCGCGCAGGCGCATCCCCGCGAGCGTGACCATGTGGTCGCGGCGATCGCGGCGCAACAGGAACAACGCGGCGCACCGGCGGCCGCGCGCATGGCCGCACGCCGGCTCGGCGACCCGGCCGCGGTCGCGATCGTCACGGGGCAGCAAGCCGGCCTGTTCGGCGGCCCGCTCTTCACGCTGCTCAAGGCCCTGACGGCCATCAAGCTGGCAGCCCGTGTCTCGCGCGATCACGGCGTTCCGGTCGTGCCGGTCTTCTGGGTGGAATCCGAAGACCACGACTGGGACGAGGTCAGCTCCTGCCCGGTGCTCGACGCCGAGTTGCGCCGGGAGACGATCACGCTCGGCACGCCGCCCACCGCCGGACAGGAACCGGTGGCCTCGGTGCGGCTCGACCCGTCGATCTTCGCGGCCATCGAAGGACTGAAGGCCGTTCTGCCCGGTACCGATTTCACCGACGCGCTGATCGAGGGGCTCTCGAAGGCCTACCGCCCGGGCGCCAGCATGTCGCAGGCGTTCGGCCAGTGGCTCGAGTCGGTCCTCGGCCACTTCGGTCTCGTTGTCTACGACTCGTCGGAGCCGGCGACCAAGGCGCTCGCCCGTCGGATCTTCGTTCAGGAACTCCAGTCGCCGACCGAAACGACCCGGCGCGCGAGGGAATCGGGCGACGCGCTCGTCGCGCTGGGCTATCACGCGCAGGTCGTCTCGCACGAGGACAACGTCGCGCTGTTTCGACTCGACGGTGTCCGACAGACGATTCACTTTCGCGACGGGCATTTCGTGGTTGGAGCGACCGACGTCCCGGTCGGCACGCTCGTGGCGCAAGCCGAACGCCAGCCCGAGATGTTCAGCCCGAACGTGTTGCTGCGCCCCGTCGTGCAGGACACGCTGTTCCCGACCATCTGTTACGTGGCGGGACCGAACGAACTGGCCTACCTCGGGCAACTCAAGCCGGTCTACGAGCGGTTCTCCGTGCCGGCGCCGCTGATGTTCCCGCGTGCCTCTATCACCCTGCTCGACTCGGCGGCCGCGAAGTTCCTCGCCCGCTACGACGTGGCGCTCGAATCGCTTCAGCCCGACGATGAGAGCACGCTCAATCGCCTGCTCGAGAGCCAGCTGCCGAGGTCGGTCGAGGCCGCGTTCGAGTCCACGACTCGGACCGTGGACTCGAGCATGGGCGCCCTGGCGGCCGCCGTGCCGTCGGTCGATCCGACACTCGAGGGCGCGACGCGGTCCGCGCTGGGCCGCATGCAGCACGACCTGCAGGCTCTGCACGGCAAGATCGTCCAGGCCGCCAAGCGGCGGGACGATACCCTGCGGCGCCAGTTCGCACGAACGCGCGCCCAGGCGTTTCCCGGCGGTCACCCGCAGGAGCGCAGCGTTGGTTTCGTCTACTTCCTGAACCGCTACGGCCCGGCGCTCGTCGATCGCCTGCACGAGGAGTTGCCTCTCGACCTGGGCAAGCACTGGATCATGACGATCTGA
- a CDS encoding PEGA domain-containing protein, which produces MALAREKPVTSSSPSAFGRFRVVHQVGAGVLGPVFRAYDPEADRAVAVKSFPLDITPEQARELATELERLVGPGLTHPSIITPLAAGVDGATAYLVEQFFVAESLDVALKQYGPAPVPDTLRLVGQLAAALDFASAAGVHHGAIHPRDILVAPHEVRLTGLGVVGALERIGYRPSVRRPYAAPERRDPRTWGTPADIFSLACIAFELLTGRRPSATGGLQAPDVEAITAADHVALTEVFARALSVTPEDRFPTALAFAAALKHALTGEPLQPAPVPDTAPVAEPVVVATSDSGLPDDLQLAAPIGSDRGEDEIAAAMKRADDVPARPPREPLDLTKADRPSKPDRKRRPPSPTPLPIYLDTQFPEPEPTVRMGPVSYAPPMAAAPAVPESPVEPAAPVAAEPADQPTVVAVPTMGSPARPTDLPPLELRPPAAPEPRVSTVDDPFSVPETPPMDPRPTGSESSRSPMPIGALAATLVVGILLGSVGGYLFGTRTHSRPSVTSSPANVPAATVAAGGRAASTPATPVPAEPPAPTAASGAVATTPRPVGPGSPATASTATTAAPARAQPNQLSALERRRQARLLARKNAAERAAVNAEPRAVAKQPSARTQTFEGPLDIVSRPPGAQVMLDGHPVGTTPLALKAVTAGSHAVRLELPGYGVWSASVRVVAGAKTRVTASLEQRRPGG; this is translated from the coding sequence GTGGCACTGGCCAGGGAGAAACCAGTTACCTCTTCATCGCCGTCTGCATTCGGCCGCTTCCGTGTCGTGCACCAGGTTGGTGCCGGCGTGCTGGGCCCCGTCTTTCGTGCCTACGACCCGGAGGCCGATCGCGCGGTGGCCGTCAAGTCGTTTCCGCTCGACATCACCCCGGAACAAGCCCGCGAGCTGGCCACCGAACTGGAACGTCTCGTCGGTCCAGGACTGACGCACCCGTCGATCATCACGCCGCTCGCCGCCGGAGTCGACGGCGCCACGGCGTACCTCGTCGAACAGTTTTTCGTCGCCGAATCGCTCGACGTCGCGCTGAAGCAATACGGCCCCGCCCCGGTTCCCGACACCCTCCGACTGGTCGGCCAACTCGCCGCCGCTCTCGATTTTGCGTCCGCCGCGGGAGTCCACCATGGCGCGATCCACCCGCGTGACATCCTCGTCGCTCCGCATGAAGTGAGGTTGACCGGTCTCGGCGTCGTTGGCGCTCTCGAGCGGATCGGGTACCGCCCGAGCGTGCGCCGGCCGTACGCCGCGCCCGAGCGCAGGGACCCGAGGACCTGGGGAACACCGGCCGACATCTTCTCCCTCGCGTGCATCGCGTTCGAATTGCTGACTGGCCGCCGCCCGTCGGCGACTGGCGGGCTGCAGGCGCCTGACGTGGAGGCGATCACCGCGGCCGACCACGTGGCCCTCACCGAGGTGTTCGCCCGCGCGTTGAGCGTGACTCCGGAGGACCGATTCCCGACCGCGCTGGCCTTCGCAGCCGCCCTCAAGCACGCGCTCACCGGTGAACCGCTGCAGCCGGCTCCCGTGCCTGACACCGCTCCGGTGGCCGAACCGGTCGTCGTGGCGACGTCCGACAGCGGCTTGCCAGACGACCTCCAACTCGCTGCGCCGATTGGATCCGATCGAGGTGAGGATGAGATCGCCGCGGCCATGAAACGGGCCGATGACGTGCCCGCACGTCCGCCGCGTGAGCCGCTCGACCTGACGAAGGCCGACCGGCCCTCGAAGCCGGACAGGAAGCGGCGTCCGCCGAGCCCGACGCCGCTGCCGATCTATCTCGACACCCAGTTTCCGGAACCGGAGCCCACCGTCAGGATGGGCCCCGTGAGCTACGCGCCGCCAATGGCTGCAGCGCCGGCCGTTCCGGAATCGCCGGTTGAACCGGCGGCACCGGTTGCGGCCGAGCCGGCCGACCAACCGACCGTGGTCGCGGTGCCGACAATGGGTTCCCCCGCGCGACCGACCGATCTCCCTCCCCTCGAATTGCGGCCACCGGCCGCGCCGGAGCCACGCGTGTCGACTGTTGACGACCCGTTCTCTGTGCCGGAGACTCCGCCCATGGATCCACGGCCGACGGGTTCGGAGAGCTCACGCTCGCCGATGCCGATTGGAGCCCTGGCCGCCACGCTGGTCGTTGGCATACTGCTCGGGTCGGTGGGTGGGTATCTGTTCGGCACGCGGACCCACTCGAGGCCAAGCGTCACCTCGTCGCCAGCAAATGTGCCAGCGGCGACGGTCGCCGCCGGAGGACGGGCCGCATCGACGCCGGCGACGCCCGTCCCGGCCGAGCCGCCCGCGCCGACGGCCGCCAGCGGTGCTGTCGCGACGACACCACGCCCGGTCGGACCTGGGAGTCCGGCAACGGCGTCCACGGCGACGACCGCGGCTCCAGCCAGGGCCCAGCCGAATCAACTGTCGGCCCTGGAACGTCGCCGTCAGGCGCGGCTCCTGGCCCGCAAGAACGCGGCAGAGCGGGCGGCGGTCAACGCCGAGCCGCGGGCGGTTGCCAAGCAGCCAAGTGCCAGGACGCAGACCTTCGAGGGGCCGCTCGACATCGTGTCGCGGCCTCCCGGCGCGCAGGTGATGCTGGACGGGCATCCGGTCGGCACGACGCCGTTGGCGCTCAAGGCCGTCACGGCAGGATCCCATGCCGTGCGGCTGGAGCTGCCGGGATATGGGGTGTGGTCCGCGTCCGTCCGGGTCGTCGCCGGGGCGAAGACCCGAGTCACGGCGTCGCTCGAGCAGCGGCGCCCGGGAGGGTAG
- the carA gene encoding glutamine-hydrolyzing carbamoyl-phosphate synthase small subunit, with translation MTERRAMLALEDGTCLEGIACGADGVTSGEVVFNTSMTGYQEILTDPSYAGQIITMTCPEMGNYGTTPLDAESRRVSAAGFIVRQASPVASNWRSAASLQDFLTAHHIVGLAGIDTRSLTRRLRSGGVLRGAIGTGDADLATLVERARTTPPMAGADLVGDVTCPEAFDVGAIGTWPQGGDAGGVVTDPSFILPVAGPKREAGARRPFVAAYDFGMKWNIVRRLAANGCRVRVFPAGTPAADLIALRPDGFFLSNGPGDPAALTYVVDNVRSVLAAGVPIFGICLGHQVLALALGGRTFKLKFGHRGANHPVKDLETGRVEITSQNHGFAVEAESLPPDVVVTHRSLYDGTIEGLRHRDRPVFSVQYHPEASPGPHDADYLFGRFLAAMGVAY, from the coding sequence ATGACAGAACGCCGCGCCATGCTGGCGCTCGAGGACGGCACCTGCCTCGAGGGCATCGCGTGCGGCGCCGATGGCGTCACCTCTGGTGAGGTCGTGTTCAACACGAGCATGACCGGCTACCAGGAGATCCTCACCGATCCTTCCTACGCCGGACAGATCATCACGATGACGTGCCCCGAGATGGGGAACTACGGCACGACGCCACTCGATGCCGAGTCCCGCCGGGTGTCAGCTGCAGGCTTCATCGTCCGGCAGGCGTCGCCCGTTGCCAGCAACTGGCGGTCCGCTGCCTCGCTCCAGGATTTCCTCACCGCTCATCACATTGTCGGGCTGGCCGGGATCGACACGCGTTCGCTGACGCGTCGATTGCGGTCGGGGGGCGTGCTGCGTGGAGCGATCGGGACGGGTGATGCCGACCTCGCGACGCTGGTCGAGCGCGCCCGGACGACGCCTCCAATGGCTGGTGCGGATCTCGTCGGTGACGTGACGTGCCCCGAGGCCTTCGACGTCGGCGCGATCGGCACGTGGCCGCAGGGCGGGGATGCCGGCGGCGTGGTGACCGACCCGTCGTTCATCCTGCCGGTTGCAGGGCCGAAGCGCGAGGCGGGCGCCAGGCGTCCATTCGTGGCGGCCTACGACTTTGGGATGAAGTGGAACATCGTGAGGCGATTGGCCGCCAACGGCTGCCGCGTGCGGGTGTTTCCGGCGGGCACTCCCGCGGCCGATCTGATCGCCCTGCGACCCGACGGATTCTTCCTCAGCAACGGTCCCGGTGATCCGGCGGCGTTGACCTACGTCGTGGACAACGTGCGCAGCGTGCTGGCGGCGGGCGTTCCGATCTTCGGGATTTGCCTCGGCCACCAGGTGCTGGCGCTCGCGCTGGGCGGCCGGACGTTCAAGCTGAAGTTCGGGCACCGGGGCGCCAACCATCCGGTCAAGGATCTCGAGACCGGCCGCGTCGAGATTACGTCGCAGAACCACGGATTTGCGGTGGAGGCGGAGTCGCTGCCGCCCGACGTGGTCGTGACGCACCGCAGCCTGTACGACGGCACGATTGAAGGGCTGCGCCACCGCGATCGCCCGGTGTTCTCCGTCCAGTACCACCCGGAAGCCTCTCCAGGCCCGCACGACGCGGACTACCTGTTCGGCCGATTCCTCGCGGCGATGGGCGTCGCGTACTGA